One region of Juglans regia cultivar Chandler chromosome 4, Walnut 2.0, whole genome shotgun sequence genomic DNA includes:
- the LOC109018751 gene encoding uncharacterized protein LOC109018751 isoform X3 codes for MDIADVLQFSPTQNQSQCSYLINPVAIGYIMSDGATGEGCSERLQLDCNFPPSPEQPYGRWVVSICPTYCDTRRAMCFCGEGTKYPNRPVPEACGFKVNLSSEPDAPKLTDWTKTDLDNIFTTNGSKPGWCNVDPTEAYSNKVQFKEECDCKYDGLWGRFCEVPVLCTCINQCSGHGRCRGGFCQCDNGWYGIDCSIPSVVSSVRDWPQWLRPARIDVPDDAHLTAKVVNLNAVVKKKRPLIYVYDLPPGFNSLLLEGRHFKFECVNRIYDDKNATLWTDQLYGAQMALYESILASSHRTLNGEEADFFFVPVLDACIITRADDAPHLSMQEHMGLRSSFTLEFYKKAYEHIVEQYPYWNRSSGRDHIWFFSWDEGACYAPKEIWSSMMLVHWGNTNSKHNHSTTAYWADNWDSIPSSRRGSHPCFEPEKDLVLPAWKRPDGIALSAKLWARPREKRKTLFYFNGNLGPAYPNGRPEASYSMGIRQKIAEEFGSSPDKEGKLGKQHTEDVIVTPLRSENYHEDLAGSVFCGVFPGDGWSGRMEDSILQGCIPVVIQDGIFLPYENVLNYESFAVRISEDEIPNLIKILRGFNETEVEYKLANVRKIWLRFLYRDSIMLEAERRKTVFGRVEDWAVEFLRLIEDDVFATFIQVLHYKLHNDPWRRHIHVEKDFGLPRECLIGTN; via the exons ATGGATATAGCG GATGTGCTTCAGTTTTCCCCAACCCAGAATCAAAGTCAATGTTCCTATCTGATCAACCCTGTTGCTATCGGCTATATAATGTCCGATGGTGCGACAGGAGAGGGGTGCTCTGAAAGACTGCAGTTGGATTGCAATTTCCCACCATCACCAGAACAACCATATGGGCGATGGGTTGTCTCAATATGCCCCACTTACTGTGATACAAGAAGGGCAATGTGCTTCTGCGGAGAAGGcacaaaatacccaaatcgtcCGGTGCCGGAGGCTTGTGGGTTTAAAGTGAA CTTATCTTCTGAACCTGATGCTCCCAAACTGACTGATTGGACAAAAACTGACctagataatatttttacaacCAACGGTAGCAAACCAGGATGGTGTAATGTGGACCCAACTGAAGCATATTCTAACAAGGTTCAATTCAAAGAGGAATGTGACTGCAAATATGATGGTCTCTGGGGGCGATTCTGTGAAGTGCCCGTTCTATGTACTTGTATTAACCAATGTTCTGGGCATGGGCGGTGCCGTGGTGGATTTTGTCAg TGTGACAATGGATGGTATGGAATAGATTGCAGCATTCCATCTGTTGTATCTTCTGTCAGAGATTGGCCTCAGTGGCTTCGACCAGCTCGGATTGATGTTCCTGATGATGCACACCTTACAGCAAAGGTTGTCAATCTCAATGCTgtggtgaaaaagaaaaggcccCTTATTTATGTTTATGACTTGCCTCCAGGTTTCAACAGTCTTCTCCTTGAG GGGCGCCATTTTAAGTTCGAGTGTGTTAACAGAATATATGATGACAAGAATGCAACATTGTGGACAGATCAGCTGTACGGAGCCCAG ATGGCACTTTATGAAAGTATCTTAGCCAGTTCACATCGAACATTGAACGGTGAAGAAGcagattttttctttgttcctgTCCTTGATGCGTGCATAATAACTCGTGCTGATGATGCTCCTCACTTGAGCATGCAG GAACATATGGGTTTGAGGAGCTCTTTCACTCTGGAATTTTATAAGAAGGCTTATGAACACATTGTTGAGCAATATCCTTACTGGAATCGCTCATCAGGAAGAGACCATATTTGG TTTTTTTCCTGGGATGAAGGTGCTTGCTATGCCCCCAAGGAGATATGGAGTAGCATGATGTTGGTTCACTGGGGTAACACAAACTCAAAGCATAACCACTCAACAACAGCCTATTGGGCTGACAACTGGGATAGCATTCCTTCCAGTCGAAGAGGCAGCCACCCATGCTTTGAGCCTGAGAAAGACCTTGTGCTTCCTGCTTGGAAACGTCCTGATGGTATTGCATTAAGCGCAAAACTTTGGGCAAG GCCCCGAGAGAAGCGAAAGACCCTGTTCTATTTCAATGGGAATCTAGGACCAGCTTACCCAAACGGAAGGCCGGAAGCTTC GTATAGTATGGGTATCAGACAGAAAATAGCAGAAGAGTTTGGATCAAGTCCTGACAAGGAAGGAAAGCTTGGGAAACAGCACACAGAGGATGTGATTGTAACACCATTACGCTCTGAAAATTATCATGAGGATTTAGCCGGTTCTGTTTTCTGTGGGGTATTTCCTGGAGATGGTTGGAGCGGTCGAATGGAAGATAGTATTCTGCAAGGGTGCATTCCTGTAGTCATCCAG GATGGGATTTTCCTGCCATATGAGAATGTGCTCAACTATGAGAGCTTTGCTGTTCGGATAAGTGAAGATGAAATTCCAAATTTGATAAAGATACTCCGG GGATTCAATGAAACAGAAGTAGAATACAAGCTGGCCAATGTACGGAAAATCTGGCTGAGATTCTTGTATCGTGATTCTATTATGCTCGAAGCTGAGAGGCGAAAAACTGTTTTTGGCCGAGTTGAAGATTGGGCAGTTGAGTTCTTGCGATTAATTGAAGATGATGTTTTTGCCACGTTTATACAG GTTTTGCATTACAAGTTACATAATGATCCTTGGAGACGACATATTCATGTAGAAAAAGACTTTGGGTTACCTAGAGAATGTTTGATAGGAACCAACTGA
- the LOC109018751 gene encoding uncharacterized protein LOC109018751 isoform X1, translating into MLSIQKWKCSWSLAAAIASIVALVSVVHLFLFPFGPSFDYFRETQISCVPINGSSEATTNHVREDLQPTAALDHRFPADLHKGVIYHDAPWKAEIGQWLSGCDSVTKEISIAEIIGSINCKNGCSGQGVCNRELGQCRCFHGYSGEGCSERLQLDCNFPPSPEQPYGRWVVSICPTYCDTRRAMCFCGEGTKYPNRPVPEACGFKVNLSSEPDAPKLTDWTKTDLDNIFTTNGSKPGWCNVDPTEAYSNKVQFKEECDCKYDGLWGRFCEVPVLCTCINQCSGHGRCRGGFCQCDNGWYGIDCSIPSVVSSVRDWPQWLRPARIDVPDDAHLTAKVVNLNAVVKKKRPLIYVYDLPPGFNSLLLEGRHFKFECVNRIYDDKNATLWTDQLYGAQMALYESILASSHRTLNGEEADFFFVPVLDACIITRADDAPHLSMQEHMGLRSSFTLEFYKKAYEHIVEQYPYWNRSSGRDHIWFFSWDEGACYAPKEIWSSMMLVHWGNTNSKHNHSTTAYWADNWDSIPSSRRGSHPCFEPEKDLVLPAWKRPDGIALSAKLWARPREKRKTLFYFNGNLGPAYPNGRPEASYSMGIRQKIAEEFGSSPDKEGKLGKQHTEDVIVTPLRSENYHEDLAGSVFCGVFPGDGWSGRMEDSILQGCIPVVIQDGIFLPYENVLNYESFAVRISEDEIPNLIKILRGFNETEVEYKLANVRKIWLRFLYRDSIMLEAERRKTVFGRVEDWAVEFLRLIEDDVFATFIQVLHYKLHNDPWRRHIHVEKDFGLPRECLIGTN; encoded by the exons ATGTTATCTATCCAGAAGTGGAAATGCTCATGGTCTTTGGCAGCAGCAATTGCTTCTATTGTGGCATTGGTTTCAGTAGTTCATCTATTCCTGTTTCCTTTTGGGCCTTCTTTTGATTACTTCAGGGAAACTCAGATCTCTTGTGTCCCAATTAATGGATCTTCTGAAGCAACAACCAACCATGTTAGGGAAGATCTACAGCCGACCGCTGCTTTAGATCATAGGTTTCCAGCTGACTTGCACAAGGGAGTTATCTATCATGATGCACCATGGAAAGCTGAGATTGGGCAGTGGCTTTCTGGTTGTGATTCGGTTACCAAGGAAATAAGCATTGCTGAG ATAATAGGCAGCATTAACTGCAAAAATGGCTGTAGTGGTCAAGGCGTTTGTAATCGTGAATTAGGTCAATGTCGGTGCTTTCATGGATATAGCG GAGAGGGGTGCTCTGAAAGACTGCAGTTGGATTGCAATTTCCCACCATCACCAGAACAACCATATGGGCGATGGGTTGTCTCAATATGCCCCACTTACTGTGATACAAGAAGGGCAATGTGCTTCTGCGGAGAAGGcacaaaatacccaaatcgtcCGGTGCCGGAGGCTTGTGGGTTTAAAGTGAA CTTATCTTCTGAACCTGATGCTCCCAAACTGACTGATTGGACAAAAACTGACctagataatatttttacaacCAACGGTAGCAAACCAGGATGGTGTAATGTGGACCCAACTGAAGCATATTCTAACAAGGTTCAATTCAAAGAGGAATGTGACTGCAAATATGATGGTCTCTGGGGGCGATTCTGTGAAGTGCCCGTTCTATGTACTTGTATTAACCAATGTTCTGGGCATGGGCGGTGCCGTGGTGGATTTTGTCAg TGTGACAATGGATGGTATGGAATAGATTGCAGCATTCCATCTGTTGTATCTTCTGTCAGAGATTGGCCTCAGTGGCTTCGACCAGCTCGGATTGATGTTCCTGATGATGCACACCTTACAGCAAAGGTTGTCAATCTCAATGCTgtggtgaaaaagaaaaggcccCTTATTTATGTTTATGACTTGCCTCCAGGTTTCAACAGTCTTCTCCTTGAG GGGCGCCATTTTAAGTTCGAGTGTGTTAACAGAATATATGATGACAAGAATGCAACATTGTGGACAGATCAGCTGTACGGAGCCCAG ATGGCACTTTATGAAAGTATCTTAGCCAGTTCACATCGAACATTGAACGGTGAAGAAGcagattttttctttgttcctgTCCTTGATGCGTGCATAATAACTCGTGCTGATGATGCTCCTCACTTGAGCATGCAG GAACATATGGGTTTGAGGAGCTCTTTCACTCTGGAATTTTATAAGAAGGCTTATGAACACATTGTTGAGCAATATCCTTACTGGAATCGCTCATCAGGAAGAGACCATATTTGG TTTTTTTCCTGGGATGAAGGTGCTTGCTATGCCCCCAAGGAGATATGGAGTAGCATGATGTTGGTTCACTGGGGTAACACAAACTCAAAGCATAACCACTCAACAACAGCCTATTGGGCTGACAACTGGGATAGCATTCCTTCCAGTCGAAGAGGCAGCCACCCATGCTTTGAGCCTGAGAAAGACCTTGTGCTTCCTGCTTGGAAACGTCCTGATGGTATTGCATTAAGCGCAAAACTTTGGGCAAG GCCCCGAGAGAAGCGAAAGACCCTGTTCTATTTCAATGGGAATCTAGGACCAGCTTACCCAAACGGAAGGCCGGAAGCTTC GTATAGTATGGGTATCAGACAGAAAATAGCAGAAGAGTTTGGATCAAGTCCTGACAAGGAAGGAAAGCTTGGGAAACAGCACACAGAGGATGTGATTGTAACACCATTACGCTCTGAAAATTATCATGAGGATTTAGCCGGTTCTGTTTTCTGTGGGGTATTTCCTGGAGATGGTTGGAGCGGTCGAATGGAAGATAGTATTCTGCAAGGGTGCATTCCTGTAGTCATCCAG GATGGGATTTTCCTGCCATATGAGAATGTGCTCAACTATGAGAGCTTTGCTGTTCGGATAAGTGAAGATGAAATTCCAAATTTGATAAAGATACTCCGG GGATTCAATGAAACAGAAGTAGAATACAAGCTGGCCAATGTACGGAAAATCTGGCTGAGATTCTTGTATCGTGATTCTATTATGCTCGAAGCTGAGAGGCGAAAAACTGTTTTTGGCCGAGTTGAAGATTGGGCAGTTGAGTTCTTGCGATTAATTGAAGATGATGTTTTTGCCACGTTTATACAG GTTTTGCATTACAAGTTACATAATGATCCTTGGAGACGACATATTCATGTAGAAAAAGACTTTGGGTTACCTAGAGAATGTTTGATAGGAACCAACTGA
- the LOC109018751 gene encoding uncharacterized protein LOC109018751 isoform X2 — MVLGLSRNKLFRETQISCVPINGSSEATTNHVREDLQPTAALDHRFPADLHKGVIYHDAPWKAEIGQWLSGCDSVTKEISIAEIIGSINCKNGCSGQGVCNRELGQCRCFHGYSGEGCSERLQLDCNFPPSPEQPYGRWVVSICPTYCDTRRAMCFCGEGTKYPNRPVPEACGFKVNLSSEPDAPKLTDWTKTDLDNIFTTNGSKPGWCNVDPTEAYSNKVQFKEECDCKYDGLWGRFCEVPVLCTCINQCSGHGRCRGGFCQCDNGWYGIDCSIPSVVSSVRDWPQWLRPARIDVPDDAHLTAKVVNLNAVVKKKRPLIYVYDLPPGFNSLLLEGRHFKFECVNRIYDDKNATLWTDQLYGAQMALYESILASSHRTLNGEEADFFFVPVLDACIITRADDAPHLSMQEHMGLRSSFTLEFYKKAYEHIVEQYPYWNRSSGRDHIWFFSWDEGACYAPKEIWSSMMLVHWGNTNSKHNHSTTAYWADNWDSIPSSRRGSHPCFEPEKDLVLPAWKRPDGIALSAKLWARPREKRKTLFYFNGNLGPAYPNGRPEASYSMGIRQKIAEEFGSSPDKEGKLGKQHTEDVIVTPLRSENYHEDLAGSVFCGVFPGDGWSGRMEDSILQGCIPVVIQDGIFLPYENVLNYESFAVRISEDEIPNLIKILRGFNETEVEYKLANVRKIWLRFLYRDSIMLEAERRKTVFGRVEDWAVEFLRLIEDDVFATFIQVLHYKLHNDPWRRHIHVEKDFGLPRECLIGTN, encoded by the exons ATGGTACTGGGTTTATCACGAAATAAACTTTTCAG GGAAACTCAGATCTCTTGTGTCCCAATTAATGGATCTTCTGAAGCAACAACCAACCATGTTAGGGAAGATCTACAGCCGACCGCTGCTTTAGATCATAGGTTTCCAGCTGACTTGCACAAGGGAGTTATCTATCATGATGCACCATGGAAAGCTGAGATTGGGCAGTGGCTTTCTGGTTGTGATTCGGTTACCAAGGAAATAAGCATTGCTGAG ATAATAGGCAGCATTAACTGCAAAAATGGCTGTAGTGGTCAAGGCGTTTGTAATCGTGAATTAGGTCAATGTCGGTGCTTTCATGGATATAGCG GAGAGGGGTGCTCTGAAAGACTGCAGTTGGATTGCAATTTCCCACCATCACCAGAACAACCATATGGGCGATGGGTTGTCTCAATATGCCCCACTTACTGTGATACAAGAAGGGCAATGTGCTTCTGCGGAGAAGGcacaaaatacccaaatcgtcCGGTGCCGGAGGCTTGTGGGTTTAAAGTGAA CTTATCTTCTGAACCTGATGCTCCCAAACTGACTGATTGGACAAAAACTGACctagataatatttttacaacCAACGGTAGCAAACCAGGATGGTGTAATGTGGACCCAACTGAAGCATATTCTAACAAGGTTCAATTCAAAGAGGAATGTGACTGCAAATATGATGGTCTCTGGGGGCGATTCTGTGAAGTGCCCGTTCTATGTACTTGTATTAACCAATGTTCTGGGCATGGGCGGTGCCGTGGTGGATTTTGTCAg TGTGACAATGGATGGTATGGAATAGATTGCAGCATTCCATCTGTTGTATCTTCTGTCAGAGATTGGCCTCAGTGGCTTCGACCAGCTCGGATTGATGTTCCTGATGATGCACACCTTACAGCAAAGGTTGTCAATCTCAATGCTgtggtgaaaaagaaaaggcccCTTATTTATGTTTATGACTTGCCTCCAGGTTTCAACAGTCTTCTCCTTGAG GGGCGCCATTTTAAGTTCGAGTGTGTTAACAGAATATATGATGACAAGAATGCAACATTGTGGACAGATCAGCTGTACGGAGCCCAG ATGGCACTTTATGAAAGTATCTTAGCCAGTTCACATCGAACATTGAACGGTGAAGAAGcagattttttctttgttcctgTCCTTGATGCGTGCATAATAACTCGTGCTGATGATGCTCCTCACTTGAGCATGCAG GAACATATGGGTTTGAGGAGCTCTTTCACTCTGGAATTTTATAAGAAGGCTTATGAACACATTGTTGAGCAATATCCTTACTGGAATCGCTCATCAGGAAGAGACCATATTTGG TTTTTTTCCTGGGATGAAGGTGCTTGCTATGCCCCCAAGGAGATATGGAGTAGCATGATGTTGGTTCACTGGGGTAACACAAACTCAAAGCATAACCACTCAACAACAGCCTATTGGGCTGACAACTGGGATAGCATTCCTTCCAGTCGAAGAGGCAGCCACCCATGCTTTGAGCCTGAGAAAGACCTTGTGCTTCCTGCTTGGAAACGTCCTGATGGTATTGCATTAAGCGCAAAACTTTGGGCAAG GCCCCGAGAGAAGCGAAAGACCCTGTTCTATTTCAATGGGAATCTAGGACCAGCTTACCCAAACGGAAGGCCGGAAGCTTC GTATAGTATGGGTATCAGACAGAAAATAGCAGAAGAGTTTGGATCAAGTCCTGACAAGGAAGGAAAGCTTGGGAAACAGCACACAGAGGATGTGATTGTAACACCATTACGCTCTGAAAATTATCATGAGGATTTAGCCGGTTCTGTTTTCTGTGGGGTATTTCCTGGAGATGGTTGGAGCGGTCGAATGGAAGATAGTATTCTGCAAGGGTGCATTCCTGTAGTCATCCAG GATGGGATTTTCCTGCCATATGAGAATGTGCTCAACTATGAGAGCTTTGCTGTTCGGATAAGTGAAGATGAAATTCCAAATTTGATAAAGATACTCCGG GGATTCAATGAAACAGAAGTAGAATACAAGCTGGCCAATGTACGGAAAATCTGGCTGAGATTCTTGTATCGTGATTCTATTATGCTCGAAGCTGAGAGGCGAAAAACTGTTTTTGGCCGAGTTGAAGATTGGGCAGTTGAGTTCTTGCGATTAATTGAAGATGATGTTTTTGCCACGTTTATACAG GTTTTGCATTACAAGTTACATAATGATCCTTGGAGACGACATATTCATGTAGAAAAAGACTTTGGGTTACCTAGAGAATGTTTGATAGGAACCAACTGA
- the LOC109018419 gene encoding dehydration-responsive element-binding protein 2F-like: protein MEGGRSPLKPWKKGPTRGKGGPLNASCEYRGVRQRTWGKWVAEIREPKKRTRLWLGSFATAEEAAMAYDEAARRLYGPDAYLNLPHLQPNPNSMVNSHKFKWFPSKNFIPTFPSCGLLNITAQPSVHVIHQRLQELKQNGVQSQTPSSSSSSCDSKADFQTISDKTQVENPAVKEKDAEISSCEDKPQIDLHEFLQQLGILKEERQTKSTDTTVNFATPEAPLTECGDQLGTFADESFNWDTLTEMHGITDQGAEANYLQSYDFSEEFSLPTSIWNF from the coding sequence ATGGAGGGTGGCAGATCTCCACTAAAGCCATGGAAGAAAGGTCCAACAAGAGGCAAAGGTGGCCCTCTGAATGCCTCGTGCGAGTACCGGGGCGTTCGACAAAGAACATGGGGAAAATGGGTTGCTGAAATAAGAGAGCCTAAGAAGAGAACTAGACTCTGGTTAGGCTCTTTTGCCACGGCCGAAGAAGCTGCCATGGCTTATGATGAGGCTGCAAGGAGATTGTATGGACCAGATGCTTATCTCAATCTTCCCCACCTTCAGCCAAACCCCAATTCTATGGTCAATTCCCATAAGTTCAAATGGTTTCCTTCCAAGAATTTCATTCCCACGTTTCCTTCTTGTGGATTGCTCAATATAACTGCCCAACCTAGTGTTCATGTCATTCATCAGAGGCTCCAAGAACTTAAGCAAAATGGGGTTCAAAGCCAAACCCCTTCTTCTAGTTCATCCTCGTGCGATTCAAAAGCTGATTTCCAGACCATAAGTGACAAAACCCAAGTAGAAAATCCAGCAGTGAAGGAGAAAGATGCTGAAATTTCATCTTGTGAGGACAAACCACAGATTGATCTCCACGAGTTTCTTCAGCAGCTAGGCATATTGAAAGAAGAGAGACAGACGAAATCAACTGATACCACAGTAAACTTTGCGACGCCAGAAGCTCCATTGACAGAATGTGGTGACCAACTTGGAACCTTTGCTGACGAGAGTTTCAACTGGGATACACTAACCGAGATGCATGGGATTACAGATCAAGGAGCAGAAGCCAATTACCTCCAGAGTTATGACTTCAGTGAAGAGTTCAGTTTACCTACTTCCATTTGGAATTTCTGA
- the LOC108984380 gene encoding 1-acyl-sn-glycerol-3-phosphate acyltransferase 2, with product MAISAAAVIVPLGILFFVSGLVVNLIQAICFVLIRPLSKSTYRRINRVVAELLWLELVWLVDWWAGVKIQVYADHETFQLMGKEHALVLSNHRSDIDWLIGWVLAQRSGCLGSTLAVMKKSSKTLPVIGWSMWFSEYLFLERNWAKDESTLKLGLQRLKDYPQPFWLALFVEGTRFTQAKLLAAQEYAASSGLPIPRNVLIPRTKGFVSAVSHMRSFVPAIYDITVAIPKSSPPPTMLRLFKGQPSVMHVHIKRHLMKDMPETDDDVSQWCKDLFVAKDALLDKHIAEDTFSDQELQDTGRPIKSLLVVTSWACLLIFGALKFLQWSSLLYSWKGIALLAFGLAFVTFLMHILIRFSQSERSTPSKIAPVKSKNMKEHLADKQH from the exons ATGGCGATTTCAGCGGCAGCTGTCATCGTCCCACTGGGCATCCTCTTCTTCGTGTCGGGCCTAGTCGTCAATCTCATTCAG GCAATTTGCTTTGTCCTTATTCGGCCACTGTCCAAGAGTACGTACAGAAGGATTAACAGAGTGGTCGCAGAATTGTTATGGCTGGAGCTTGTATGGCTCGTCGATTGGTGGGCAGGAGTTAAG ATCCAAGTTTATGCAGACCATGAAACCTTTCAATTAATGG GTAAAGAACATGCACTTGTTCTATCCAATCACAGGAGCGACATTGATTGGCTCATTGGATGGGTTTTAGCTCAG CGGTCAGGTTGCCTTGGCAGCACGTTAGCTGTAATGAAGAAATCATCAAAAACCCTTCCG GTCATAGGTTGGTCAATGTGGTTTTCTGAGTATCTTTTTCTGGAAAGAAACTGGGCCAAGGATGAAAGCACGTTAAAG TTAGGTCTTCAACGGTTAAAGGACTATCCTCAGCCCTTCTGGTTGGCTCTGTTTGTAGAGGGAACTCGCTTCACGCAGGCAAAGCTTTTAGCAGCTCAGGAATATGCAGCCTCATCAGGGTTGCCCATTCCTCGTAATGTTTTGATTCCTCGTACTAAG GGATTTGTTTCAGCTGTAAGCCATATGCGATCATTTGTTCCGGCCATTTATGATATAACAGTGGCTATTCCTAAAAGTTCCCCTCCACCTACAATGCTAAGACTCTTTAAAGGGCAGCCTTCTGTG ATGCACGTGCATATTAAACGGCATTTGATGAAAGACATGCCTGAAACAGATGATGATGTTTCACAATGGTGCAAAGATTTGTTTGTCGCCAAG GATGCATTATTGGATAAACATATTGCTGAGGACACCTTCAGTGATCAAGAATTGCAGGATACTGGTCGGCCGATAAAGTCTCTTTTG GTTGTTACCTCTTGGGCGTGTCTGCTTATATTTGGGGCTCTGAAGTTCCTCCAATGGTCTTCACTTCTATACTCGTGGAAGGGCATTGCACTTTTGGCATTCGGTTTGGCCTTTGTTACTTTCCTTATGCACATCTTGATCCGGTTCTCGCAATCAGAGCGCTCTACCCCTTCCAAGATCGCTCCAGTGAAGTCCAAGAATATGAAAGAACATCTGGCAGACAAACAGCACTAA
- the LOC109018417 gene encoding uncharacterized protein LOC109018417 isoform X2, producing MEPENIDWNNVESVFIEDDTYENYDAPQWVDLSAPDQSFHDEPWFCTPDCKHQKNNEDFLKPVRLSKVKLLRTASISEILPFRDRNRRNVKLKEKEINPSSSTNFPDSKSLKTNGSYHSQCSIEDGENRNPNFSAPIPNGRTRSEKATRKPSTENEKKSVELSENSSKHDRKPQMRSTFSARNLLGGREVLNQITEFCSELKKLGRRRSWKKGTKKAKEQDGVLGELKKRVRDRERSPLLVVKEGQV from the exons ATGGAACCAGAAAACATCGATTGGAACAACGTAGAATCGGTATTCATCGAAGACGACACGTACGAGAACTACGATGCGCCTCAATGGGTTGATCTCTCTGCCCCGGACCAGTCCTTTCACGATGAGCCCTGGTTCTGCACTCCAG ATTGCAAGCATCAGAAGAATAATGAAGATTTTCTGAAACCAGTGCGCCTTTCGAAG GTTAAGCTTCTAAGAACAGCTTCCATTTCAGAAATCCTTCCTTTCAGGGATAGGAATCGAAG AAATGTGaagctaaaagaaaaagaaataaatccaTCTTCATCTACAAACTTTCCCGATTCAAAGTCTTTGAAAACGAACGGATCATATCATTCACAGTGTTCTATTGAAGACGGCGAAAACAGGAATCCAAACTTTTCTGCTCCCATTCCTAATGGGAGGACCAGATCAGAGAAAGCAACAAGGAAACCAAGCACAGAGAACGAGAAGAAATCGGTTGAGTTGTCAGAGAATTCGTCAAAGCATGACCGGAAACCGCAGATGAGGAGTACATTCTCGGCGCGTAATTTGCTGGGCGGACGGGAAGTTCTTAATCAGATCACAGAATTCTGTTCGGAATTGAAGAAATTGGGGAGGAGAAGGAGTTGGAAGAAAGGGACCAAAAAAGCGAAAGAACAGGATGGGGTTTTAGGCGAGCTAAAGAAGAGAGTtagagacagagagaggagTCCTCTGCTTGTGGTTAAAGAAGGACAAGTCTAA
- the LOC109018417 gene encoding uncharacterized protein LOC109018417 isoform X1, which yields MEPENIDWNNVESVFIEDDTYENYDAPQWVDLSAPDQSFHDEPWFCTPDCKHQKNNEDFLKPVRLSKVKLLRTASISEILPFRDRNRSRNVKLKEKEINPSSSTNFPDSKSLKTNGSYHSQCSIEDGENRNPNFSAPIPNGRTRSEKATRKPSTENEKKSVELSENSSKHDRKPQMRSTFSARNLLGGREVLNQITEFCSELKKLGRRRSWKKGTKKAKEQDGVLGELKKRVRDRERSPLLVVKEGQV from the exons ATGGAACCAGAAAACATCGATTGGAACAACGTAGAATCGGTATTCATCGAAGACGACACGTACGAGAACTACGATGCGCCTCAATGGGTTGATCTCTCTGCCCCGGACCAGTCCTTTCACGATGAGCCCTGGTTCTGCACTCCAG ATTGCAAGCATCAGAAGAATAATGAAGATTTTCTGAAACCAGTGCGCCTTTCGAAG GTTAAGCTTCTAAGAACAGCTTCCATTTCAGAAATCCTTCCTTTCAGGGATAGGAATCGAAG CAGAAATGTGaagctaaaagaaaaagaaataaatccaTCTTCATCTACAAACTTTCCCGATTCAAAGTCTTTGAAAACGAACGGATCATATCATTCACAGTGTTCTATTGAAGACGGCGAAAACAGGAATCCAAACTTTTCTGCTCCCATTCCTAATGGGAGGACCAGATCAGAGAAAGCAACAAGGAAACCAAGCACAGAGAACGAGAAGAAATCGGTTGAGTTGTCAGAGAATTCGTCAAAGCATGACCGGAAACCGCAGATGAGGAGTACATTCTCGGCGCGTAATTTGCTGGGCGGACGGGAAGTTCTTAATCAGATCACAGAATTCTGTTCGGAATTGAAGAAATTGGGGAGGAGAAGGAGTTGGAAGAAAGGGACCAAAAAAGCGAAAGAACAGGATGGGGTTTTAGGCGAGCTAAAGAAGAGAGTtagagacagagagaggagTCCTCTGCTTGTGGTTAAAGAAGGACAAGTCTAA